In Streptomyces durocortorensis, a genomic segment contains:
- a CDS encoding DUF485 domain-containing protein, giving the protein MRLDDPWDDVPVSGWGDEDGTAGPDAAPSAADIYLEVHRSAAFREVRRRYRRFVVPAALAFLLWYLAYVVAATSAPELMARPVVGAVNVAMVAGLGQFLTTFLLTWAYARHARLRRDRAALDLRWDTQEMTRGLGQNMARGLGQEMTRGPVR; this is encoded by the coding sequence GTGCGGCTCGACGACCCGTGGGACGACGTGCCGGTCTCGGGCTGGGGCGACGAGGACGGCACGGCGGGGCCGGATGCGGCCCCCAGCGCGGCCGACATCTATCTGGAGGTGCACCGCAGCGCCGCCTTCCGCGAGGTGCGCCGCCGCTACCGCCGCTTCGTGGTGCCCGCCGCCCTCGCCTTCCTCCTCTGGTATCTCGCCTACGTCGTCGCCGCGACCAGTGCGCCCGAGCTGATGGCCCGCCCGGTCGTCGGCGCGGTCAATGTGGCGATGGTGGCCGGGCTCGGCCAGTTCCTCACCACCTTCCTGCTGACCTGGGCGTACGCACGGCACGCGCGGCTCCGCAGGGACCGGGCCGCACTCGACCTGCGGTGGGACACCCAGGAGATGACGAGGGGACTCGGACAGAACATGGCCAGAGGCCTGGGCCAGGAGATGACGAGGGGGCCCGTACGTTGA
- a CDS encoding sensor histidine kinase, with amino-acid sequence MNAPPSPGRGPLRFGWPQRVFSQVLLMQLAIITGVTVLVTGLFLAPLSAQLDDQAMRRALAIAQSTAAQPGIIEGLSTTEPSERGRVQRTAERVRRATGAEYVVVMDRRGVRWSHPEARRIGEVVSTDPSDALRGREVMEIDSGTLGRSARGKVPLFGPSGEVVGAVSVGIEYDSVRSRLLGAIPGLLAYAGTALAVGALAAYLISRRLQRQTHDLAFSDISALLTEREAMLHGIREGVVALDGTGRIRLLNDEAQRLLGLGPEAAGRPLDEVLDGGRTADVLAGRVAGDDLLAVRGSRVLLANRMSTDDGGAVVTLRDRTELERLGRELDSTTGLIDALRAQDHEHANRLHTLLGLLELEMHEDAMEFVTEVVGVHRATAEQVTEKVRDPLLAALLVGKTTVAAERGVSLRVAPGTLLPDRVIDPRGLVTVVGNLVDNATDAAAGSDGARIEVGLRVEGRTVVLRVHDSGPGIPPEWHASIFTEGWSTKDVPAHGKRGLGLALVRRLAERQGGSVTVSGPEEGGAVFTVVLPEALAEPEPEPTAPGATARTATTGENR; translated from the coding sequence ATGAACGCCCCACCGTCCCCCGGCCGGGGACCGCTCCGGTTCGGCTGGCCGCAGCGGGTCTTCTCCCAGGTGCTGCTGATGCAGCTGGCCATCATCACCGGCGTCACCGTCCTGGTCACCGGCCTGTTCCTGGCCCCGCTGAGCGCGCAGCTGGACGACCAGGCGATGCGCCGTGCGCTGGCCATCGCCCAGAGCACGGCCGCCCAGCCGGGGATCATCGAGGGCCTGAGCACCACGGAGCCGTCGGAGCGGGGGCGTGTGCAGCGGACCGCCGAGCGGGTCAGGCGGGCCACCGGCGCGGAGTACGTCGTCGTGATGGACCGGCGGGGCGTGCGCTGGTCGCATCCCGAGGCCCGGCGGATCGGGGAGGTCGTCTCCACCGACCCCTCTGACGCGCTGCGCGGCCGCGAGGTGATGGAAATCGACAGCGGGACCCTCGGCCGCTCGGCGCGGGGCAAGGTGCCGCTGTTCGGCCCCTCCGGCGAGGTGGTCGGCGCGGTGTCGGTCGGCATCGAGTACGACAGCGTCCGCTCCCGCCTCCTCGGGGCGATCCCGGGGCTGCTCGCGTACGCGGGCACCGCCCTGGCCGTCGGCGCCCTCGCCGCGTACCTGATCTCCCGCCGTCTGCAACGGCAGACCCATGACCTGGCGTTCTCCGACATCTCCGCGCTGCTGACCGAACGCGAGGCCATGCTGCACGGCATCCGCGAGGGCGTCGTCGCGCTCGACGGGACCGGACGCATCCGGCTGCTCAACGACGAGGCGCAGCGGCTGCTCGGCCTCGGCCCGGAGGCGGCGGGGCGGCCGCTGGACGAGGTGCTGGACGGCGGCCGGACCGCGGACGTACTGGCCGGGCGCGTGGCCGGCGACGATCTGCTGGCGGTACGGGGCAGCCGCGTGCTGCTGGCCAACCGGATGTCCACGGACGACGGCGGAGCCGTGGTCACCCTGCGCGACCGGACCGAGCTGGAGCGCCTCGGCCGGGAACTCGACTCCACCACCGGGCTGATCGACGCCCTGCGCGCCCAGGACCATGAGCACGCGAACCGGCTGCACACGCTGCTCGGGCTGCTGGAGCTGGAGATGCACGAGGACGCGATGGAGTTCGTCACGGAGGTGGTGGGTGTCCACCGGGCGACGGCGGAGCAGGTCACGGAGAAGGTCCGGGACCCTTTGCTGGCGGCCCTGCTCGTCGGCAAGACCACGGTCGCCGCCGAGCGCGGCGTCTCGCTGCGGGTGGCACCCGGCACGCTGCTCCCGGACCGGGTGATCGACCCCCGGGGCCTGGTCACGGTGGTCGGCAACCTCGTCGACAACGCCACGGACGCGGCAGCCGGATCGGACGGGGCGAGGATCGAGGTCGGGCTGCGCGTAGAGGGCCGTACGGTAGTGCTGCGGGTGCACGACAGCGGGCCCGGCATCCCGCCGGAGTGGCATGCGTCGATCTTCACGGAGGGCTGGTCCACCAAGGACGTCCCGGCACACGGCAAACGCGGCCTGGGGCTCGCCCTCGTACGGCGGCTGGCGGAGCGGCAGGGAGGCAGTGTGACGGTCTCCGGGCCCGAGGAGGGCGGCGCGGTGTTCACCGTCGTACTCCCGGAGGCACTGGCCGAACCGGAACCCGAGCCGACGGCTCCGGGCGCGACGGCCCGCACAGCCACGACGGGAGAGAACCGGTGA
- a CDS encoding response regulator translates to MIQVLIVDDDVRVAQINAAYVAKVPGFRVTARAHSAAEALAGVEEVPVDLILLDHYLPDRNGLAVVRELRRLGRQVDVIMVTAARDVATVQDAMRHGALQYLVKPFTYAGLRSKLEAYAALRQALDGGGEAEQAEVDRLFGALWAAGEPDLPKGHSPTTAGLVRQALRGADGPLSAQEIADSAGMSRQTAQRYLKLLERTGKVRLTLRYGETGRPEHRYAWSAG, encoded by the coding sequence GTGATCCAGGTGCTGATCGTGGACGACGACGTCCGGGTGGCACAGATCAACGCGGCGTACGTCGCCAAGGTCCCCGGCTTCCGGGTGACCGCGCGGGCCCACTCGGCCGCCGAGGCGCTGGCCGGGGTCGAGGAGGTCCCGGTGGACCTGATCCTGCTGGACCACTACCTCCCCGACCGCAACGGCCTCGCCGTCGTACGGGAACTGCGCCGCCTCGGCCGTCAGGTCGACGTGATCATGGTGACCGCCGCGCGCGATGTGGCCACCGTGCAGGACGCGATGCGGCACGGCGCGCTCCAGTACCTGGTGAAGCCGTTCACGTACGCGGGCCTGCGCTCCAAGCTGGAGGCGTACGCCGCCCTGCGGCAGGCGCTCGACGGGGGTGGGGAGGCCGAACAGGCCGAGGTCGACCGGCTGTTCGGGGCGCTGTGGGCGGCGGGCGAGCCGGACCTCCCCAAGGGCCACTCCCCCACCACCGCCGGACTCGTGAGGCAGGCCCTGCGCGGCGCCGATGGCCCGCTCTCGGCTCAGGAGATCGCGGACAGCGCCGGAATGAGCCGGCAGACGGCCCAGCGCTATCTGAAACTGCTGGAGCGCACCGGCAAGGTCCGGCTGACGCTTCGTTACGGCGAGACCGGCCGCCCGGAACACCGCTACGCCTGGTCCGCGGGCTGA
- a CDS encoding solute symporter family protein, whose product MRGDHQTLALLLFSAFVAVTLFITTWVSRNRQGSAEEFYAGGRLFSPMENGFAIAGDYMSAASFLGISGLIALFGYDGMLYSVGFLVAWLVVLLLVAELVRNCGRFTIADVVAARMAERPVRTALGTSSVTVSVLYLVAQMVGAGSLVALLLGGTSGTARSWTVVGVGALMVVYVSFGGMRATTWIQIVKAVLLMAGAVTLTVLVLVHFRGDINSLLNTAAERSGHGKDFLAPGLRYGGDWTSRFDFISLGVALVLGTAGLPHILSRFYTVPTARAARRSVVWSIGLIGSFYLMTIVLGFGAAALVGSAEVRASNGAGNTAVPLLALNLGGGEGSTGGTVLFAVVAAIAFATILAVVAGITLASSASVAHDLYASLHRPGRKQYGEVAVARVAAAVIGVVAIGLGLLAQDLNVAFLVGLAFAVAASANLPALLYSLFWRGFTTRGAVWAVYGGLIPAVVLVLVSPVVSGSPTSLFPGADFQLFPLENPGLVSIPLGFLAGWLGTVTSREKPDAAKHAETEVRALTGAGAA is encoded by the coding sequence TTGAGAGGCGACCACCAGACACTGGCCCTGCTCCTGTTCAGCGCGTTCGTCGCGGTGACGCTCTTCATCACCACCTGGGTCAGCCGCAACCGGCAGGGCTCAGCCGAGGAGTTCTACGCCGGCGGACGGCTGTTCTCGCCCATGGAGAACGGATTCGCCATCGCGGGCGACTACATGTCGGCGGCCTCCTTCCTCGGGATCTCCGGCCTGATCGCACTCTTCGGCTACGACGGCATGCTCTACTCCGTCGGCTTCCTCGTCGCCTGGCTGGTGGTCCTGCTGCTCGTCGCCGAACTGGTCCGCAACTGCGGCCGGTTCACCATCGCCGACGTGGTCGCCGCGCGGATGGCGGAGCGCCCGGTGCGCACCGCGCTCGGCACCTCGTCCGTCACCGTCTCCGTGCTCTACCTCGTCGCCCAGATGGTCGGCGCGGGCTCCCTGGTGGCCCTGCTGCTCGGCGGGACGAGCGGCACCGCCCGGTCCTGGACGGTCGTCGGCGTCGGCGCGCTCATGGTGGTCTACGTGTCGTTCGGCGGCATGCGTGCCACCACCTGGATCCAGATCGTCAAGGCGGTCCTGCTGATGGCCGGGGCCGTAACCCTCACGGTCCTCGTCCTGGTCCACTTCCGCGGTGACATCAACAGCCTGCTGAACACCGCCGCCGAACGCAGCGGCCACGGCAAGGACTTCCTCGCCCCGGGCCTCCGCTACGGCGGCGACTGGACCTCCCGCTTCGACTTCATCAGCCTGGGCGTCGCCCTGGTCCTCGGCACGGCGGGGCTGCCGCACATCCTGTCGCGCTTCTACACCGTGCCGACCGCCCGCGCCGCCCGCCGGTCGGTGGTCTGGTCCATCGGCCTCATCGGCAGCTTCTACCTGATGACGATCGTGCTCGGGTTCGGCGCCGCCGCACTCGTCGGCTCCGCCGAGGTCCGCGCCTCGAACGGGGCCGGCAACACCGCCGTCCCGCTGCTCGCCCTGAACCTGGGCGGAGGCGAGGGTTCCACCGGCGGAACGGTTCTCTTCGCCGTGGTCGCCGCCATCGCCTTCGCCACGATCCTGGCCGTCGTCGCCGGGATCACGCTCGCCTCCTCCGCCTCCGTCGCCCATGACCTCTACGCCTCGCTCCACCGCCCGGGGCGCAAGCAGTACGGCGAGGTGGCCGTGGCACGCGTGGCCGCCGCGGTCATCGGCGTGGTGGCGATCGGCCTCGGCCTGCTCGCCCAGGATCTGAACGTCGCCTTCCTGGTGGGCCTCGCCTTCGCCGTGGCCGCGTCGGCGAACCTCCCGGCCCTGCTCTACTCCCTGTTCTGGCGCGGCTTCACCACCCGGGGCGCGGTCTGGGCGGTGTACGGGGGCCTGATCCCGGCGGTCGTCCTGGTCCTGGTCTCGCCTGTCGTCTCGGGCAGCCCCACGTCCCTGTTCCCCGGAGCCGACTTCCAGCTCTTCCCGCTGGAGAATCCGGGCCTCGTCTCGATCCCGCTCGGCTTTCTGGCGGGGTGGCTCGGTACGGTCACCTCGCGAGAGAAGCCGGACGCGGCCAAGCACGCCGAGACGGAGGTCCGGGCGCTGACGGGGGCGGGTGCGGCGTAG